The Candidatus Nitrosymbiomonas proteolyticus genome has a segment encoding these proteins:
- a CDS encoding aminopeptidase — MLDPRVTKLAELLATHSTELGPDDAVLIHTFDIPDEVTAECVRVVQSKGAKAVLRRESSLVRRQLLLGLDEAGTELIADVEKYEMTKMTAYWSLRGSHNIGENSDVPSEKLSMWQRLYATPVVFEVRVPNTKWVALRWPTPSMAQQANASTQAFEDFYFRVCTLDYSKMEKAVAPLVDLMNATDQVRIVGPGTEFEFSIKDIGAVPCIGKRNIPDGECFSCPVKDSANGVVQYNTSSLYQGTVFKDVRYVVKNGKIVEAEAGAQTEKLNEILDTDEGARYFGEWSLGFNPYVLDPMLDTLFDEKIAGSFHLTPGNAYPPPGGNGNKSAIHWDKVVIQRPEYGGGEIRFDGKLIRKDGLFVVPQLEGLNPASLA, encoded by the coding sequence ATGCTCGATCCTCGCGTTACAAAGCTGGCCGAACTCTTGGCCACGCATTCCACCGAACTCGGACCCGACGACGCCGTGCTGATCCACACCTTCGACATCCCCGACGAGGTGACCGCCGAATGCGTACGGGTCGTGCAGTCGAAGGGCGCGAAGGCGGTACTGCGACGGGAAAGCAGCCTCGTCCGAAGGCAGCTTCTCCTCGGTCTCGACGAAGCCGGCACCGAACTCATCGCCGATGTTGAAAAGTACGAGATGACGAAGATGACCGCATACTGGTCGCTCAGAGGCTCGCACAACATCGGGGAGAACTCGGACGTTCCGAGCGAGAAGCTCTCAATGTGGCAACGACTCTACGCGACGCCGGTCGTGTTCGAAGTTCGAGTCCCGAATACCAAATGGGTCGCGCTCCGCTGGCCGACGCCGAGCATGGCGCAGCAAGCGAACGCTTCGACGCAGGCGTTCGAGGACTTCTACTTCAGGGTCTGCACGCTCGACTACTCCAAGATGGAGAAGGCGGTCGCTCCCCTCGTCGACCTCATGAACGCGACCGATCAAGTCCGAATCGTCGGGCCCGGAACGGAGTTTGAGTTTTCGATCAAGGACATCGGCGCCGTTCCTTGCATCGGCAAGCGAAACATCCCCGATGGCGAGTGCTTTTCTTGCCCCGTCAAGGATTCGGCGAACGGGGTCGTTCAATACAACACCTCGTCGCTGTATCAAGGGACCGTGTTCAAGGACGTCCGCTATGTGGTGAAGAACGGCAAGATCGTCGAGGCGGAAGCTGGGGCGCAGACCGAGAAGCTCAACGAGATCCTCGACACCGATGAAGGCGCGCGGTACTTTGGGGAGTGGTCGCTGGGCTTCAACCCCTATGTGCTCGACCCGATGCTCGACACGCTGTTCGATGAGAAGATCGCGGGCTCGTTCCACCTCACGCCCGGAAACGCCTACCCGCCCCCTGGCGGCAACGGCAACAAGTCGGCGATCCACTGGGATAAGGTCGTGATCCAACGCCCCGAATATGGAGGGGGCGAAATCCGGTTCGATGGCAAGCTGATCCGCAAGGATGGCTTGTTCGTCGTTCCGCAACTCGAGGGCCTGAACCCTGCAAGCCTCGCCTAG